One window of Chionomys nivalis chromosome 18, mChiNiv1.1, whole genome shotgun sequence genomic DNA carries:
- the LOC130890068 gene encoding elongin-C-like has product MDGEEKTCGGCEGPDAMYVKLISSDGHEFIVKREHALTSGTIKAMLSGPGQFAENETNEVNFRAIPSHVLSKVCMYFTYKVRYTNSSTKIPEFPIAPEIALELLMAANFLDC; this is encoded by the coding sequence ATGGATGGAGAAGAGAAAACCTGTGGTGGCTGTGAAGGCCCTGACGCCATGTACGTCAAATTAATATCTTCTGATGGCCATGAATTTATTGTAAAAAGAGAACATGCATTAACATCAGGAACAATAAAGGCCATGTTGAGTGGACCAGGTCAATTTGCCGAAAATGAAACCAATGAGGTCAATTTTAGAGCAATCCCTTCGCACGTGCTCTCAAAAGTGTGCATGTACTTTACCTACAAGGTCCGCTACACTAACAGCTCCACCAAGATTCCTGAATTCCCAATTGCACCTGAAATAGCTCTGGAACTGCTCATGGCTGCGAACTTCCTagattgttaa